A single region of the Sorghum bicolor cultivar BTx623 chromosome 9, Sorghum_bicolor_NCBIv3, whole genome shotgun sequence genome encodes:
- the LOC8064199 gene encoding uncharacterized protein LOC8064199 has protein sequence MTHSPSGSHAAAPSIGDEAFTDAAAEDGGDSKLSALLFDVSQQVQAGLQSMLKMSSEIARCDGEIDAEVERARDAVAEKSRALHDERERVQKAALAALDILSGGRGAI, from the exons ATGACCCACTCGCCGTCGGGATCGCACGCGGCGGCGCCGTCGATCGGGGACGAGGCCTTCACcgacgcggcggcggaggacggCGGCGACTCCAAGCTCTCCGCGCTCCTCTTCG ACGTGTCGCAGCAGGTGCAGGCTGGTCTCCAGAGCATGCTCAAGATGAGCAG CGAGATCGCGCGGTGCGACGGCGAGATCGACGCGGAGGTGGAGCGCGCGAGGGATGCCGTGGCGGAGAAAAGCCGGGCGCTGCATGACGAGCGGGAGAGGGTCCAGAAGGCCGCCCTCGCCGCGCTCGACATCCTCAGCGGCGGCCGTGGCGCCATCTGA
- the LOC8080966 gene encoding heat shock 70 kDa protein 15 produces the protein MSVVGFDLGNESCIVAVARQRGIDVVLNEESKRETPAIVCFGDKQRFIGTAGAASSTMNPKNSISQIKRLLGRKFSDPELQSDLASFPFRVTEGPDGFPLVHVRFLGEERTFTPTQLLAMVLSNLKGIAEGNLNTAVVDCCIGIPVYFSDLQRRAVLDAATIAGLRPLRLFHETTATALAYGIYKTDLPEHDQLNVAFVDVGHASMQVSIVGYKKGQLKMLSHAYDRSLGGRDFDEALFKHFAAKFKEEYKIDVYQNARACLRLRVACEKLKKVLSANPEAPLNIECLMDEKDVRGFIKRDEFEQISAPVLERVKGPLEKALAEAGLTTENVHFVEVVGSGSRVPAIIKIITEFFGKEPRRTMNASECVARGCALQCAILSPTFKVREFQVNDGFPFSIALSWKQDSQTSVPQQTIVFPKGNAIPSIKALTFYKSSTFEVDVLYVDTGDSQIPQKISTYTIGPFQPSKGEKAKLKVKVRLNIHGIVTVDSATMLEEDVEVPVSSANEAPKDTTKMDTDDAPSDPVSGTDVNMHEPKSADTTEAAPAAENGAQDPEEKSVPMETDAKVEPSKRKVKKTSVPVHELVYGALAAVDLQKAVEKEYEMALQDRVMEETKEKKNAVEAYVYDMRNKLYDKYSDFVTSEEKEGLIAKLQEVEDWLYEDGEDETKGVYISKLEELKKTGDPIEARYKEWTERGSAIDQLVYCINSFREAALSNDQKFDHIDVSEKQKAINECSEAEDWLREKKQQQDTLPKHANPVLLVSDLKKKAETLDRFCKPIMTKPKPAPKPQTPPPQTPPPQPETQAPEPQTPEQQQSGSGAAGEPGSEGGVQQASGEQMDMDKPDESAGAAA, from the exons ATGAGCGTGGTGGGATTCGACCTCGGCAATGAGAGCTGCATCGTGGCAGTCGCgcggcagcgcggcatcgacgtGGTCCTCAACGAGGAGTCCAAGCGCGAGACACCCGCCATCGTCTGCTTCGGGGACAAGCAGCGGTTCATCGGCACGGCGGGCGCCGCGTCCTCCACCATGAACCCCAAGAACTCCATCTCTCAGATCAAGCGCCTGCTCGGCCGCAAGTTCTCCGACCCCGAGCTGCAGAGCGATCTTGCCTCCTTCCCGTTCCGTGTCACCGAGGGGCCCGATGGGTTCCCCCTGGTCCATGTGCGGTTCCTGGGCGAGGAGCGGACGTTCACCCCCACTCAGCTGCTTGCCATGGTGCTGTCCAATCTGAAGGGCATTGCCGAGGGGAACCTGAACACCGCGGTTGTTGATTGCTGCATTGGCATCCCCGTGTACTTCAGTGATTTGCAGCGCAGGGCTGTTCTTGATGCTGCTACTATTGCGGGCCTCCGGCCGTTGCGGCTATTCCATGAAACAACTGCCACGGCATTGGCTTATGGCATTTATAAGACTGACCTCCCAGAGCATGACCAGCTAAACGTTGCATTTGTTGATGTTGGTCATGCTAGCATGCAGGTCAGCATTGTCGGTTACAAGAAGGGGCAGCTCAAGATGCTTTCGCATGCATATGACCGTTCTCTTGGCGGGAGGGACTTTGATGAGGCCCTCttcaagcactttgcagcgaaGTTCAAAGAAGAGTACAAGATTGATGTCTACCAGAATGCTCGCGCATGCCTTAGGCTGCGTGTGGCGTGTGAGAAGCTTAAGAAGGTGCTGAGCGCCAACCCAGAGGCTCCACTGAACATTGAGTGCTTGATGGATGAGAAGGATGTGAGAGGGTTTATCAAGAGGGACGAGTTTGAACAAATCAGTGCACCTGTGCTGGAACGTGTCAAAGGACCCTTGGAGAAGGCCTTGGCTGAAGCTGGTTTGACAACTGAAAATGTGCACTTTGTTGAGGTTGTCGGATCTGGTTCTCGTGTTCCAGCCATAATCAAGATAATCACTGAATTTTTTGGGAAGGAGCCGAGGCGAACCATGAATGCAAGCGAGTGTGTTGCGCGAGGATGTGCTCTTCAGTGTGCTATTCTCAGCCCCACTTTCAAAGTGCGGGAATTCCAG GTTAATGATGGGTTTCCTTTCTCAATTGCATTGTCATGGAAACAAGACTCCCAGACCAGTGTACCCCAACAGACCATTGTATTCCCAAAGGGGAATGCAATTCCTAGCATTAAAGCTCTAACCTTCTATAAATCCAGTACATTTGAAGTTGATGTTTTGTACGTGGACACGGGCGACTCACAAATTCCACAAAAGATAAGCACTTACACA ATTGGTCCTTTCCAACCCTCCAAAGGTGAGAAGGCCAAACTGAAAGTTAAAGTGCGTCTCAACATCCATGGGATTGTCACAGTTGATTCAGCAACG ATGCTGGAGGAGGATGTGGAAGTTCCCGTCTCATCTGCAAACGAAGCTCCAAAGGATACTACAAAGATGGACACAGATGATGCACCAAGTGATCCTGTTTCTGGAACTGATGTGAATATGCATGAGCCTAAAAGTGCTGATACTACTGAGGCTGCTCCTGCAGCTGAAAATGGAGCACAAGATCCTGAGGAAAAATCTGTTCCAATGGAAACTGATGCAAAG gTTGAGCCATCGAAAAGGAAAGTTAAGAAAACTTCAGTTCCGGTCCATGAGTTGGTCTACGGGGCCTTGGCTGCAGTTGACCTGCAGAAGGCTGTAGAGAAAGAGTATGAGATGGCTCTTCAGGACAGAGTAATGGAAGAAACCAAAGAGAAGAAAAATGCCGTGGAAGCTTATGTCTATGACATGCGTAACAAG CTCTACGACAAGTACAGTGATTTTGTCACATCCGAGGAGAAGGAAGGGTTGATTGCAAAGCTTCAGGAGGTTGAAGATTGGCTGTATGAAGATGGCGAGGATGAGACAAAGGGAGTCTATATTTCTAAACTGGAAGAGCTTAAAAAG ACTGGTGATCCAATTGAGGCACGGTACAAGGAGTGGACAGAAAGGGGTTCCGCCATAGATCAACTGGTGTACTGTATCAACAGTTTCAGAGAGGCTGCCTTGTCGAATGACCAAAAGTTTGACCATATCGACGTGTCTGAGAAACAGAAG GCCATCAATGAGTGCTCTGAAGCAGAGGACTGGTTAAGAGAGAAGAAGCAGCAGCAGGATACCCTACCGAAGCATGCTAATCCTGTGCTGCTCGTATCGGATCTGAAGAAGAAAGCTGAAACACTTGACCG GTTCTGCAAACCGATCATGACAAAACCAAAGCCAGCTCCAAAGCCACAGACTCCACCACCACAGACTCCACCGCCACAGCCTGAAACCCAAGCGCCTGAGCCTCAAACACCAGAGCAACAACAAAGCGGGTCTGGCGCAGCTGGCGAGCCCGGGAGTGAGGGAGGTGTGCAACAGGCCTCTGGTGAGCAAATGGACATGGACAAGCCTGACGAGTCAGCTGGTGCCGCGGCATAA